The sequence ACTTGGCCTGATGTCATATCGGTGTTCGACATCTTCATAGGATTCGAATTTCTGATCCCGCTGCATCAGTCCAAAGCCTTTCAGATCCGCAACCTGGTGGTAACTCAATATCAGGTTTGTCGGATTCTGCAGCGGGCGCCAGAGCCACTCTCCGGTTTCAGAGTCGTGCACAAGAAGGCCGTCCGAATCGTGAACCTCGGGTCGCCACTGGCCCATGGGCTTCAATGAGTGCTCGGCGTAAAAAAACATGGAGGTCAAGGGAGCGAGGCCGAGCTGTTCGATGTCCTCCCTGAAAAACAGCCTGGCCGTAATGTCCACCCTCGAAGCACTACCGGGATGGATAACGAACCGATAGGCGCCGGTGATCGAGACACCATCGAGCAAGGCAAAGACGACCATCCTGTCTGCTTCGGGCGCGGGGCGTTGGAGCCAAAACTCTGTGAAAGACGGAAACTGCTCACCAGAAGCCAATCCCGTATTGATGGCGATGCCTCTAGCAGACAATCCCAAGCGCTGATCCCTGCCCATTCCCCGAAAGTAGCTGGCGCCGCCGAAAACCAGAAACTGTTGCCGCCCCTCAGAGCCAGAGAATGGATAAGTAACCTTGAAACCCGCATACCCCAGGTCGGCAGGCATTCGGTTCTTCAGGTCATTGTCAGGGTAGGTGAAGTCTTCGCGGCGAAATGGAATGGGATGCTCGCGTTCCTCCTCCACCAGGTTCAGGCGAACCGGGTGCGCGTAAAAGCTTCCCGGGGGCATCATTGTCACCTGGAACGTCGAATCCGACTCACGCCAAAGGCTGGCTTCCGGCTTGAACTGGATGGCTCGATGTTGCGAAGGGCTCAGTTCCTTCAGAAAATCCGGAACCTCCTGTGGCGGCTCGAATTCCGCCGCGGCAAGTGCCTTGGCCTTTTCTACAACATCGTTAAAATCAAAGCCGTAAACCAGGCGAGGCAACGTTATGACAAATGCCAAGCAAAGTATGACTCGATACTTCCCGGTATCTGCCACGATCCTGTCCTCTTCCTTTTTCGCTTCCGATGCACCACCTACCAACATAGGCAAATCTAGCCAAAAGTGGCAACTCGAAAGTAGAGGAAAGGACGGTTACATATCGACGAAAATGGAAAAAGAAAGGTCAGGATGACTCGGAAGGTCCATCTCAGGGTCCGTAACGGCCAGCATTTTGCCAACACTCAAGGAAGCGTAGAAATCACGGGCATCAAGTTTGAGGGAAACTTCACCGACACTCGCTCCTCCCTCTTGCGGACCATCGGACTCCCCGCCGGGGGTCCATCCCCGGAGCAAGGCCATCTGAACAGACGACTGAAACCCCTTCAAGGCCGGAACCCGGAATGTCGGACTTCCCGCCTGAAGACGCAACCAGCCACCTTCCGCGACGTACTTCGTTTGCCCGCTATAGCCCTTGGCCAGGGACGGCCCAGCAACCTGAATCCGCTCGGTGGAAGGTAGATCGTCCCCTGCAAACTGGTACTGCCCACCCAATCCCAGGGTCCAGTTGTGAACATCCCGATGAATGGCTGCGGACACCGCGACCTTCTGAAACTTTTCCTCCGTCTGGTTGGGGCCCGAGGTGCCCGTGACTGCCCGGGACTCGACACCTCCGAACGCCCTCAGGCTCGTCGAGGACTGCAGGCCCGCCACCAACTCGTGATCTTCGCGTACTTCCAGGCCGAGCTTCGAAATCTGGTACTGGGTCTCTTCGGCCCAGCCGGTCGCATCGGCTGTACTCGAGCCCCCGGCTGAATGATTGAAAAGACTGCTCAGGGAGAATCCATGCCGGGAAAACAATGCGCGGCTACCATTGAGTCTGAAGGCACTGTGTTCGCTTTCGGAATCGAATCTGTTGCCGTCTCCGAGGCTTACCCCAGTCGATTCACCCTCCTCGAACTCCATGCCAATATCAAAGTTCGACACTGAAAGCCCGTAATTGAGCATCAGGGTGCTGGATTCATGATTCTCACGCTGGGAGACACTGTCACGATAATTGAGTCTGAGCCGCTGTTTTGACCAGCCGAGGCCATCGCTCGCAAGACCCAGACTCCCGGATGCGCGATCGTTGTCACGACTCGAAGAGCCCGTGACATTGACTTTGGACGCCACATACCGGGCCACAGACGGCAACAGCTCACCGGGATAGACGTCTGCAGACTCATTTACGCCTTCATAACCCGATGCAGCGCCGACATTAATGAGTGAAACGCACAAAATTAGTGCACAAAATCGGGTAACTCGCACTCGTGATCCTTCGGGAGGTGACCAAAATATGAACAGCACTTTATCCGCGCGCGGGCCGTCAATACCACCCCGATTGACTAAAAATTACATCTTTTAAAATGCGGCAATACAAACCTTTATATCTGTATTTGAAAGTTGCTTGCGAAGTGTTTCAATGTGTAACTTGTGACTACCTCTGACACAAATCGGTTACTTTTACTTACACAGAATCCCTACCCCTCCATTTCAGCGGACAACTTCGTTAAACTCGGCACGGTTTGTGATTAGCTCAAAGTGAAGAGACTGGAAGATTCCCATTCAGGGGACGTGATTGCTCAGAAAAAGGACGAATTCAATGATCAAAAAATGCCTGTTCCCCGTTGCCGGATACGGCACCCGCTTTCTTCCCGCCACCAAGGCCATGCCGAAAGAAATTCTCCCCGTCGTCAACAAACCGCTGGTGCAATATGGGGTGGAAGAAGCGGCAGAAGCCGGCATCCATGAATTTGGCTTTGTCACTGGGCGAGGCAAACGGGCCATAGAGGACCATTTCGATATCAGCTACGAGCTGGAGCACCAGATTGCCGGGTCCGGCAAGGAGGATCTGCTGGCATCCATTCGCGACCTGATCGACAACAACACCTTTGCGTTTACCCGCCAGAATGAGATGAAGGGACTTGGCCACGCCATCCTGACCGGGCGCAACCTTGTTGGAGACAACCCTTTCGCCGTGGTTCTGGCAGACGACTTCTGCCTCGGACCTGACGGCGAAGACGGTGTGCTGGCGCAGATGGTCAAGCTTTACAACCAGTTCCGCTGTTCCATCGTTGCCATCGAAGAAGTTCCAGAGAACGAAACCCACAAATATGGTGTGATTGCGGGAGACTCCATGAAAGATGGCCTGTACCGCATTACCGACATGGTGGAAAAGCCGGCGCCTGAAGACGCGCCCAGTAACCTCGCCATTATTGGTCGCTACATTCTGACCCCGGACATCTTCGACATCATTGAGCGGACGCCAGCCGGCAAGAACGGCGAAGTACAGATCACCGATGCCCTCCTGGAACAGGCCCAGAACGGCTGCGTGCTGGCCTACCAGTTCAAGGGTCGTCGCTTTGACTGCGGGAGTATCGACGGCTTTGTGGAAGCCACAAATTACGTGTACGAGAACATCTACAAGAAAGGAAACTGAGGAGCCGGGTGGCCTCTAGCCGCCCAGTATCTGAAGAACCATGCGCCGGTTCTCCGTGGAGGTGTTGCGGAACCGGCGCAGCAGTTCAACTTCCTCCTCCGACAACTGGACACGGTTGATTTCCCGCTCCAGTTCTTTGAGAGCAACCGACAAATCATCGCTGTTGCTGAACGCCAGCCCCGGCAACTCCAGCTGGCCGTCCCCGCCGGGCTCTTCCAGATCCAGCAGATTCTCCAGGGGTGTCTCGGTTCGCATGCAAAAATCCAGCAACTCGGTCACGTTGGGATAACTACGATGCCGGGCATCGGCCGCTTCCCAGCTTCTGACCTGGGTTTCCTCCACGCCACACATTTGAGCCACGTCCCACCGGGAAAGTCGGCCGTCCTCGCGAATCTGCCGCAAGCGACGATTGAACGTTTGCAGGTACCGCATAGCTGGTTGCCTCTACCCTCTGCAGGGACGCCAGTTCATCTGGAGTCCGATACGATCCGGATGTCACCGAAAAGTGAATCAATCTGGAAATGTAACGTACATATAGCTTTGCACACAATCTACCTATAATGAATCCAACGGAGATGGGACAGGGCGTTTATGGCTGCACAAGCATTGGACATTGAGGCTGCCTGGCAACTGGTGCTGAAAGCTGTCAATCGCAGCGATGTGACCCTGGCGGTGCCTTCCACCAACGAGGTTGCGGTGCGCCTTAATGGCCAGGGCGCCTGGCATCTTCTCCACCCGGCCACCGAACAGGCCAGAGATCTTCTGTCCCTGTTTCTTCCCTTGTGCAGGCCTCTTGCCTCCGGCGTTTCACACCGCGTCGTCGGACAGCTCGGCCAGAGCCTGGATGGCCGAATTGCAACCGTAACCGGGCGATCACGCTTTATTAACGGCGACGACGGCATTACTCACCTGCACCGAATCAGGGCAGTGTCGGACGCTGTGATCGTAGGGGCGGGTACCGCGAGCACAGACAACCCCAGACTGACCGTTAGACGCACTCAGGGACCCAATCCGGTGCGGGTAGTCATCGACCGGCATCGTCGGGTTCCGGAAAGCCACCACCTGTTCACCGACGGCGCAGCCCCCACACTGCGGCTGGTCGGGGGACAATACGAATCCAGGACTCGAACTGCAATTGAGGGAGACGTAATTGAAGTGCCCTGCCTTGGTAATGAGCAGGAGCACGACATTGTCAGTCCGACGACGATTCTCCGGGTGCTGTCCGACTTCGGCCTTCGGAGAATTTTTGTCGAAGGCGGCGGTGTCACGGTTTCCGCGTTCCTTCGTGCCGGCCTGCTCGACCGGTTACATGTCATGGTAGCTCCCATGATTATCGGAAGTGGCAGACCCGCCTTCTCCCTGCCTGAGATTGATCTATTGGAGGATGCTCTGCGTCCGCAATCCCAACTGATTAATCTGGGAAGTGATATGCTCTTTGATCTGGACTTTTCCTGATCGGCTGAAAGGCCCTGGATCCTGAACGTCTTAACCGGGTAACCAGGAACACCAGTCCCGGCAACGTAGACAGAAAAACCAAGGCGCCATAGCCGACACTCAGCGCTACCCCCTGCTCCGGCGGCAATCCTGCCATCGGCCACAAAAGGGCAGCGGCGCCTTCCCGAATCCCCCACCCCGATACGGTGACCGGAATGACCATACTCAGTAGCAGAAGGCTACAGAGTGCTGCGGTTAATGCCAGGGCATTCCAACTTCCCAGGTAACCGGCCCCATAGGCCAACACCATAAAGACCCCGAGGTAACTGGCGAGGACAAGAAGAGAGGTACCCATCTGAACGGGAAACGCCGGCCACTTCAGCAGCGTGCGGACGATATCCCCTCTAAGCCGCCGGAAGTATCGGGCCATACCAACATGGGAGCGAGCAACTGCGCGGCTTAGCCAGACGACAAAAAGCGCAAGTCCCGGTAGCAGCCACATCCACCACTGCGACGCCATGACCAGCGTTCCGGAAAGCATCAGCCAGGCCAGAGCGACAGTGACGGTAAGGCCCAATACGAGCTGCCCTGACAATCGCTCGATCGCAACACCGTGGATTGCATCCAGCGGCTGACCACTGACTGCTCCGTGTCGCCATGCCCGGTTGACGTCCCCCAACATTCCTCCAGGCAGCAACTGATTAAGGAAGCTCGCCAGGTAGTATTCACGAACCGCCGTCCCGAACGGTAACGGTGCTCCCAGAAGCCCGGCGGTGTAGCGCCAACGCCAAGCCGACAGCAACACTTGAAACACAGTCAACACGAGAGTCGGCACAAGGAGGTTCACTGGCAACCGTGACAATTCCTGCCAAAGGATCCCGAGGTCGACGGAAAAAAGCACCACGACGACCAGACACGATGCGAAGCCCCATTTCAGCACAAACCCGGCAGCGGGGTGTTGGAGCCACTTCATCTTTGTCGGTCCGCAGGCAGGGCAAGCAGATCGACGTGGTGGACGGTAACAAAGAGGTTGCCAGCCGTTAGCTGCTCCCTGCGATCGGCCAACCACCCTGCCAGCCAGTCAGTCCCGGCGGAATCCTGCTCTCTCGCCGCTTCGACCCACCCCTGGATAAGCTTGCCAATCAGAACTGCGTCCCCTTTTCCAAGACGCCAGAGGCTGTCTGCAACGGTTACCGTATACCCCGCACTCTCCATGAGACCTTTCAGGACCGGTGTGGCGCCAGCCCCGAGGGCCTGCCCCACCCCCTTGTCGCGATGCTGGTGACGGTTGACCAGTGCCCGAAGGCGGGCATCATGCTTGTGTGGCGGGTTCAGATCGAAGCGCCCGGCGTAACTCAGCACCACCAGCAGAGCCGATTGTCGGGCAACGACTGCATCCACCAGAGCTTTCAGCCAGGTCTTCGACACCAGGTCGATCAATGCTGATGCCGTGACCAGGCTGACCTCGTCGGGAATGTGACGATCCAGGGAGCCCGCACTCAGTTGAGCCTGCGAAATTGATAATCCGATGTCCGCGCTTGTCAGCCGCTCCCGGGCCTCCGCCAGCAAAGCCGCATCCTGGTCCAGCAACAGCCACTGTTGAGGTAGCGGAAGCGCCGGAACAAGATAAACGGCGTTGGAACCCCGGCCAGCGCCAAGATCAACAACGGTAACTCCCGATTCGCGACGAGCTTGTTCATCCTGCGCGAGGCAGGTCTTTCGGAGCCAGTGGCCGAGATCCGATGTGAGTTTTCCGACGCGAGCGGCATGATCGGCGCCTTCCCGACACCGAAGCCATTCACTGTCGAATACACTCTGCCGGCTGATGACCGCCAGATCCGCCACTGCGGACTGAAAATTGCTGGCCGCCTGTCGCCAGCTTTTTATCCGGGCCGACTCCTGTTCGGCCAGCCGTGTTCGATGCACCAATTCCCTCGGGTGAGCCAGCCATGCCGCCAACCTGGCAGACAACGAGCCAACGTCGCCAGCCTCATATTGCACCACGCCTCCACGAGCAGCCGTTTGCGACAGGGCCCCACCATTGGAGGCAATCACCGGCAGGCCCGCTGCAAGCGCTTCGTCAATCACCATGCCGTAGCCTTCGTACAGTGACGGAAACACGAACAGATCCGCCTGATGATAGAGTTCACCAAGTCGCTCTCTGCTGACTTCACCGGTAATATCTACCCGGCTTCCCAGCCCTGCGGATTCGACCTGCGCCCTGACTTGATCGCTGTATGCTGGATTCCGGTCCGTGGCTCCCGCCAAAGTACAATGCCAGGGCAGTGTTTCCAGTTCACTCAGGGCTTCTATCAAGTGATGCTGCGCCTTCCGCGGCGAAAGATGTGCGACGCACAGTAGATTCGGTCCGTCACCTGGAACCCGGACTGAAGTTGATAATTTTGAGGACTCGACTATCGGCGACACACCCGGTTCGACAGTCCGGATGCGTTCCGCGGGGACGCCGTAATCCGACAATCGTTCCGCGGTAAATCGGCTCGTGGTAATCACCTTACCGGCCGCCGCCAGCGCCCTTTTTTCATGCTCGAAAAACCACTGCTGTTCGGTTGCGCTGAGACCGGTTTCGTCGGCCAGGGGATGATGCACCAACGCAATAAGGTTCAATCGTGAGGCGTGCGCTGCCACAACGTCGGGCAAACCGCCCATGGCCAGGCCATCGAGCACGACCAGCGCACCACTGGTACAAGCCCCCAGATGCCGGTCCAGCGCATTTGCCGCCTCCGCGTCAGGCCGGGGAAAGGATCCGGGCAAGCCGATAACCCGAGCAGCGAAGCCTGATTGACTGAGCGCTTCGGCCAGAAGGCGAACATAACGGTAGCCTCCCGTGTTCTGGTGCGGATCCCCCGGGACAACAAACTCGATTGCCCAGGACGAGTCAGATTGCAGCATGATAACTGGCCCAGGCAATGTGAGACTCCGAGAGCGTCACTTTCAGACTGGAGATTTCTTTGCCGGATTCCCCAAGTCGTCCATCCCGAATCGCACCGGCCATGCGTCCAAATACCACGCCAGCCATGAATTCCGTGGTCGTATTACGCCCTTCAAATGCCTCAATCTCATCGAGGTTCTGCATGTTGAACTCGGCGAGCACGTCTTTCAGAGCAGAAGATGCCAGACCAATGTCCACCACCAGGTTATCCGGATCCAGCTGTTCCCTTTCAAATGCCACATCGAC is a genomic window of Marinobacter sp. F4206 containing:
- a CDS encoding glucan biosynthesis protein G, which translates into the protein MAFVITLPRLVYGFDFNDVVEKAKALAAAEFEPPQEVPDFLKELSPSQHRAIQFKPEASLWRESDSTFQVTMMPPGSFYAHPVRLNLVEEEREHPIPFRREDFTYPDNDLKNRMPADLGYAGFKVTYPFSGSEGRQQFLVFGGASYFRGMGRDQRLGLSARGIAINTGLASGEQFPSFTEFWLQRPAPEADRMVVFALLDGVSITGAYRFVIHPGSASRVDITARLFFREDIEQLGLAPLTSMFFYAEHSLKPMGQWRPEVHDSDGLLVHDSETGEWLWRPLQNPTNLILSYHQVADLKGFGLMQRDQKFESYEDVEHRYDIRPSAWVDTEKGWGPGHVVLVELPTEAESNDNIVAFWRPEAGVAAGEMLGFKYRVSFGGPEISGQTTGRSISTFFGRSPATSDNANAYRFVVDFESDQIPQLPLDAPVVSNVAGGEGVEILEHFVQYVEPKDMWRLSMLVRPEPGKVLSLRAFLSLDGNPITETWIYELGNGNNQMRTSE
- a CDS encoding ShlB/FhaC/HecB family hemolysin secretion/activation protein; the protein is MCVSLINVGAASGYEGVNESADVYPGELLPSVARYVASKVNVTGSSSRDNDRASGSLGLASDGLGWSKQRLRLNYRDSVSQRENHESSTLMLNYGLSVSNFDIGMEFEEGESTGVSLGDGNRFDSESEHSAFRLNGSRALFSRHGFSLSSLFNHSAGGSSTADATGWAEETQYQISKLGLEVREDHELVAGLQSSTSLRAFGGVESRAVTGTSGPNQTEEKFQKVAVSAAIHRDVHNWTLGLGGQYQFAGDDLPSTERIQVAGPSLAKGYSGQTKYVAEGGWLRLQAGSPTFRVPALKGFQSSVQMALLRGWTPGGESDGPQEGGASVGEVSLKLDARDFYASLSVGKMLAVTDPEMDLPSHPDLSFSIFVDM
- the galU gene encoding UTP--glucose-1-phosphate uridylyltransferase GalU; the protein is MIKKCLFPVAGYGTRFLPATKAMPKEILPVVNKPLVQYGVEEAAEAGIHEFGFVTGRGKRAIEDHFDISYELEHQIAGSGKEDLLASIRDLIDNNTFAFTRQNEMKGLGHAILTGRNLVGDNPFAVVLADDFCLGPDGEDGVLAQMVKLYNQFRCSIVAIEEVPENETHKYGVIAGDSMKDGLYRITDMVEKPAPEDAPSNLAIIGRYILTPDIFDIIERTPAGKNGEVQITDALLEQAQNGCVLAYQFKGRRFDCGSIDGFVEATNYVYENIYKKGN
- a CDS encoding XRE family transcriptional regulator, which codes for MRYLQTFNRRLRQIREDGRLSRWDVAQMCGVEETQVRSWEAADARHRSYPNVTELLDFCMRTETPLENLLDLEEPGGDGQLELPGLAFSNSDDLSVALKELEREINRVQLSEEEVELLRRFRNTSTENRRMVLQILGG
- a CDS encoding RibD family protein encodes the protein MAAQALDIEAAWQLVLKAVNRSDVTLAVPSTNEVAVRLNGQGAWHLLHPATEQARDLLSLFLPLCRPLASGVSHRVVGQLGQSLDGRIATVTGRSRFINGDDGITHLHRIRAVSDAVIVGAGTASTDNPRLTVRRTQGPNPVRVVIDRHRRVPESHHLFTDGAAPTLRLVGGQYESRTRTAIEGDVIEVPCLGNEQEHDIVSPTTILRVLSDFGLRRIFVEGGGVTVSAFLRAGLLDRLHVMVAPMIIGSGRPAFSLPEIDLLEDALRPQSQLINLGSDMLFDLDFS
- a CDS encoding lysylphosphatidylglycerol synthase transmembrane domain-containing protein, which codes for MKWLQHPAAGFVLKWGFASCLVVVVLFSVDLGILWQELSRLPVNLLVPTLVLTVFQVLLSAWRWRYTAGLLGAPLPFGTAVREYYLASFLNQLLPGGMLGDVNRAWRHGAVSGQPLDAIHGVAIERLSGQLVLGLTVTVALAWLMLSGTLVMASQWWMWLLPGLALFVVWLSRAVARSHVGMARYFRRLRGDIVRTLLKWPAFPVQMGTSLLVLASYLGVFMVLAYGAGYLGSWNALALTAALCSLLLLSMVIPVTVSGWGIREGAAALLWPMAGLPPEQGVALSVGYGALVFLSTLPGLVFLVTRLRRSGSRAFQPIRKSPDQRAYHFPD
- a CDS encoding glycosyltransferase family 4 protein — its product is MLQSDSSWAIEFVVPGDPHQNTGGYRYVRLLAEALSQSGFAARVIGLPGSFPRPDAEAANALDRHLGACTSGALVVLDGLAMGGLPDVVAAHASRLNLIALVHHPLADETGLSATEQQWFFEHEKRALAAAGKVITTSRFTAERLSDYGVPAERIRTVEPGVSPIVESSKLSTSVRVPGDGPNLLCVAHLSPRKAQHHLIEALSELETLPWHCTLAGATDRNPAYSDQVRAQVESAGLGSRVDITGEVSRERLGELYHQADLFVFPSLYEGYGMVIDEALAAGLPVIASNGGALSQTAARGGVVQYEAGDVGSLSARLAAWLAHPRELVHRTRLAEQESARIKSWRQAASNFQSAVADLAVISRQSVFDSEWLRCREGADHAARVGKLTSDLGHWLRKTCLAQDEQARRESGVTVVDLGAGRGSNAVYLVPALPLPQQWLLLDQDAALLAEARERLTSADIGLSISQAQLSAGSLDRHIPDEVSLVTASALIDLVSKTWLKALVDAVVARQSALLVVLSYAGRFDLNPPHKHDARLRALVNRHQHRDKGVGQALGAGATPVLKGLMESAGYTVTVADSLWRLGKGDAVLIGKLIQGWVEAAREQDSAGTDWLAGWLADRREQLTAGNLFVTVHHVDLLALPADRQR
- a CDS encoding 6-carboxytetrahydropterin synthase is translated as MFSLTVRDHMMIAHSFNGEIFGPAQKLHGATYVVDVAFEREQLDPDNLVVDIGLASSALKDVLAEFNMQNLDEIEAFEGRNTTTEFMAGVVFGRMAGAIRDGRLGESGKEISSLKVTLSESHIAWASYHAAI